From the Xyrauchen texanus isolate HMW12.3.18 chromosome 37, RBS_HiC_50CHRs, whole genome shotgun sequence genome, one window contains:
- the LOC127630981 gene encoding serine/threonine-protein kinase PLK2-like has translation METLRNTSYPSITTHNEKMCELNKISEQEWKKTEENSRTGTEYSRIITDPNTGKSYCRGKVLGKGGFAKCYEMTDLSSSKVYAAKIIPHTRVSKPHQRDKINKEIELHRALSHKHIVHFYHHFEDKDNIYILLEYCSRRSLSHILKARKVLTEPEVRYYLKQTVSALKYLHDLEILHRDLKLGNLFVGDSMELKVGDFGLAAKLEPVSNRRKTICGTPNYLSPEVLNKQGHGWESDVWALGCVMYTMLLGKPPFETTNLKETYRCIREAHYTLPATLALPAKQLISSMLAQNPVDRPHLDDIMQHEFFTQGFMPETLPVSCCHSAPDFHISSPAKSFFKKAAAALFGGKKDKAKYYENINRLAKEEEDIFKLSQDLRKTSISHQITTHLPEDGGTPSAPTRKPVTQATARRPQTKDSIHLIVRGSLGSCSSSSECLEDSTTGTVAEAVISVLRGCLDHMPKADSLPSPIGNGCNSLKWVTKWVDYSNKYGFGYQLSDNTVGVLFNTGTHMSLFSDKKMVHQYAALGQKSVFTVVDAPECAMAQVTILKYFAHYMEENLMDGADMINEPDPQKTRIYLLQWLKSDRALLMLFSDGTFQVNFYHDHTKLILCTQQEEYLLTYINEERTSATFKLSMLLRAGCTADLRSRLEYALNMLLQ, from the exons ATGGAGACACTGAGGAATACCTCTTACCCATCAATAACGACCCATAACGAAAAGATGTGTGAGTTAAATAAAATAAGTGAGCAAGAATGGAAAAAGACAGAGGAAAACAGTCGGACGGGCACTGAGTATTCAAGAATCATTACTGACCCCAATACTGGAAAAAGTTACTGCCGGGGAAAAGTTCTAGGAAAG GGAGGCTTCGCAAAGTGCTATGAGATGACCGACCTGTCTTCAAGTAAAGTTTATGCAGCCAAAATCATCCCGCACACGCGTGTGTCCAAACCGCACCAGAGAGATAAG ATTAACAAAGAGATCGAGCTGCACAGAGCTCTCAGCCATAAACACATAGTGCATTTCTACCACCACTTTGAAGACAAAGACAACATCTATATTCTGCTGGAGTACTGCAGTAGAAGA tcactgtccCATATACTAAAGGCACGAAAAGTCCTAACAGAACCCGAGGTGAGGTATTACTTGAAACAGACTGTGTCTGCTTTAAAATACCTCCACGACCTAGAGATCCTGCATCGAGACCTGAAACTAG gcAACCTGTTTGTGGGTGACTCAATGGAACTGAAAGTGGGAGATTTTGGGCTGGCTGCCAAACTAGAACCAGTCAGCAACAGACGCAAAACGATCTGTGGTACACCCAACTACCTGTCCCCGGAAGTGCTGAACAAACAGGGCCATGGTTGGGAGTCTGACGTGTGGGCTCTGGGCTGTGTCAT GTACACCATGCTACTGGGTAAACCTCCATTTGAGACCACAAACCTAAAGGAGACATACCGTTGTATCCGAGAGGCCCATTATACCCTTCCTGCCACGCTTGCTCTCCCCGCCAAACAGCTCATCTCCAGCATGCTTGCACAAAACCCTGTGGACCGCCCACACCTGGACGACATCATGCAACATGAATTTTTTACCCAG GGCTTCATGCCAGAAACGCTCCCTGTCAGCTGCTGCCACTCGGCCCCCGACTTCCACATTTCCAGTCCAGCCAAAAGTTTCTTCAAAAAGGCAGCCGCAGCTCTCTTTGGTGGCAAAAAGGACAAAGCCAAGTACTATGAAAATATAA ATCGGTTAGCCAAAGAGGAGGAAGACATATTCAAGCTTAGTCAAGACTTAAGAAAAACTTCCATAAGTCATCAAATTACTACACACTTACCTGAG GATGGTGGAACTCCGTCAGCACCTACAAGAAAGCCGGTTACCCAGGCAACTGCCAGAAGACCGCAGACAAAAGATTCCATTCACTTGATTGTTAGAGGCAGCTTGGGCAGCTGCAGTAGCAGCAGTGAAT GTCTTGAGGACAGCACCACTGGCACAGTGGCAGAAGCTGTTATTAGTGTTTTGAGGGGCTGCCTTGACCATATGCCTAAAG ctgACAGTCTGCCTAGCCCTATAGGAAATGGTTGTAATAGCTTGAAGTGGGTTACTAAGTGGGTGGACTATTCCAATAAATATGGATTTGGCTATCAGCTGTCTGACAACACAGTGGGCGTCCTTTTCAACACCGGAACACATATGAGTCTCTTCTCTGATAAGAA GATGGTTCATCAGTATGCTGCACTGGGCCAGAAGTCTGTTTTCACTGTTGTCGATGCTCCTGAGTGTGCCATGGCCCAGGTCACCATCCTTAAGTACTTTGCCCACTACATGGAGGAGAATTTGATGGAT GGAGCAGATATGATAAATGAGCCAGATCCTCAAAAGACCAGAATATACCTTCTGCAGTGGCTGAAATCAGATAGAGCTCTGTTGATGCTTTTCAGCGACGGCACGTTCCAG GTGAACTTCTACCACGACCACACCAAGCTCATCCTGTGCACACAGCAGGAGGAATACCTGCTGACGTATATCAACGAGGAGCGAACATCAGCCACCTTCAAACTGAGCATGCTGCTCAGGGCGGGCTGCACCGCAGACCTGCGCAGCCGTCTGGAGTACGCCCTTAACATGCTGCTGCAATGA
- the si:dkey-190g11.3 gene encoding ATP synthase subunit C lysine N-methyltransferase → MRVCCLQEWHVSLVQTHIKYIYLQKCSIMEDSVEVILQDKRCKFSHHTKPGVTAASGALLVGCYGLWTLFALPGFWKVPRCLKVPYLPSCRTQIQNVMKLLQGRAGCLADLGSGDGRLVFAATVEGFQCTGFEINSILTGYARIKACWKGIPPSTASFVNQDFWKTDLSKYNNVTVFLAPGVMEVLGKKLERELPDEACVIACRFPFPDWTHTVTEGEGLDQIWAYDMSTVRKLSTQAISR, encoded by the exons ATGCGCGTGTGTTGTTTACAAGAATGGCACGTTTCTCTCGTACAAAcgcacattaaatacatttacttgcAAAAG TGTTCCATCATGGAGGATTCAGTCGAGGTCATTCTTCAGGATAAACGTTGCAAGTTCTCACATCACACTAAGCCAGGTGTCACAGCAGCCTCAGGAGCTTTGCTTGTGGGATGTTATGGGCTCTGGACATTATTTGCACTTCCTGGCTTTTGGAAAGTTCCCAGATGTCTCAAG GTGCCTTATTTGCCCTCCTGTAGAACACAGATCCAGAATGTAATGAAACTCCTGCAAGGGAGAGCAGGTTGTCTGGCAGATCTGGGTTCTGGTGATGGGCGTCTG GTATTTGCTGCCACTGTAGAGGGTTTCCAGTGCActggctttgaaatcaattccatccTAACTGGATATGCCCGAATCAAAGCATGTTGGAAAGGAATACCTCCCAGCACAGCAAGCTTTGTAAACCAGGACTTTTGGAAG ACCGATTTGTCCAAATATAACAATGTGACTGTTTTCTTGGCACCCGGAGTA ATGGAGGTGTTGGGCAAAAAACTGGAGAGGGAGTTACCTGATGAGGCTTGTGTGATTGCCTGTCGCTTTCCATTTCCTGACTGGACTCATACAGTCACTGAGGGCGAGGGACTGGACCAGATCTGGGCATATGACATGAGCACTGTACGGAAGCTTTCAACACAAGCTATCAGTAGATGA
- the LOC127631047 gene encoding ras-related protein Rab-3C-like isoform X1, translating into MELYGKMAATQDNKQKENSEQNFDYMFKLLIIGNSSVGKTSFLFRYADDTFTSAFVSTVGIDFKVKTVYKDDKRIKLQIWDTAGQERYRTITTAYYRGAMGFILMYDITNEESFAAVQDWSTQIKTYSWDNAQVILAGNKCDMEEERIVSVDSGRLLAEQVGFEFFETSAKDNINVKQTFERLVDIICDKMSDTLEADPAVSTGTPTTRLTDNPTPPQLSDCSC; encoded by the exons ATGGAGTTATACGGGAAG ATGGCTGCTACACAAGACAACAAACAGAAGGAGAACTCTGAGCAGAACTTTGATTACATGTTCAAGCTGTTGATAATCGGAAACAGCAGCGTTGGAAAAACATCTTTCCTCTTCCGCTACGCTGATGATACCTTTACATCTGCCTTTGTCAGTACGGTGGGCATCGACTTCAAGGTCAAAACTGTCTATAAGGATGACAAAAGGATAAAGCTTCAGATCTGG GACACAGCAGGGCAGGAGAGGTACAGGACTATCACCACAGCTTACTACAGAGGGGCCATGGGCTTCATCTTAATGTATGACATCACTAACGAGGAGTCTTTTGCTGCTGTGCAGGACTG GTCGACCCAGATTAAGACATACTCTTGGGACAATGCCCAGGTGATCCTCGCAGGAAACAAATGTGACATGGAGGAGGAGAGGATAGTGTCTGTGGACAGTGGAAGACTATTAGCAGAACAAGTGG GTTTTGAATTTTTTGAGACAAGCGCAAAGGACAACATCAACGTCAAGCAGACATTTGAACGCTTGGTGGACATAATTTGTGACAAGATGTCCGACACTCTTGAGGCTGACCCTGCTGTTTCCACAGGAACGCCCACTACCAGACTGACAGACAACCCAACGCCTCCTCAACTGTCTGACTGTAGCTGCTAG
- the LOC127631047 gene encoding ras-related protein Rab-3C-like isoform X2, translated as MAATQDNKQKENSEQNFDYMFKLLIIGNSSVGKTSFLFRYADDTFTSAFVSTVGIDFKVKTVYKDDKRIKLQIWDTAGQERYRTITTAYYRGAMGFILMYDITNEESFAAVQDWSTQIKTYSWDNAQVILAGNKCDMEEERIVSVDSGRLLAEQVGFEFFETSAKDNINVKQTFERLVDIICDKMSDTLEADPAVSTGTPTTRLTDNPTPPQLSDCSC; from the exons ATGGCTGCTACACAAGACAACAAACAGAAGGAGAACTCTGAGCAGAACTTTGATTACATGTTCAAGCTGTTGATAATCGGAAACAGCAGCGTTGGAAAAACATCTTTCCTCTTCCGCTACGCTGATGATACCTTTACATCTGCCTTTGTCAGTACGGTGGGCATCGACTTCAAGGTCAAAACTGTCTATAAGGATGACAAAAGGATAAAGCTTCAGATCTGG GACACAGCAGGGCAGGAGAGGTACAGGACTATCACCACAGCTTACTACAGAGGGGCCATGGGCTTCATCTTAATGTATGACATCACTAACGAGGAGTCTTTTGCTGCTGTGCAGGACTG GTCGACCCAGATTAAGACATACTCTTGGGACAATGCCCAGGTGATCCTCGCAGGAAACAAATGTGACATGGAGGAGGAGAGGATAGTGTCTGTGGACAGTGGAAGACTATTAGCAGAACAAGTGG GTTTTGAATTTTTTGAGACAAGCGCAAAGGACAACATCAACGTCAAGCAGACATTTGAACGCTTGGTGGACATAATTTGTGACAAGATGTCCGACACTCTTGAGGCTGACCCTGCTGTTTCCACAGGAACGCCCACTACCAGACTGACAGACAACCCAACGCCTCCTCAACTGTCTGACTGTAGCTGCTAG